AAAGATGGTGCCAAAATTGGAATATTAAATTTTTCGCAGGCCGGAGCAATACCATTTGCAATAGGTAATTCAGGACCAGCAATAACAAGACCCACTTTTTGATTTGCGGCAAATTGAGCAATTTCATTAACATTACTAACCGGACAAGATGCAAATTTTGGTGAATCCCAAAGCCTTTTTCCGGCAGCACAGAAAACAGTACTTACTTCTGGCAGTTTCTGAAATGAAGAATAAATAGAATAATCTCTACCACCATTTCCAATGACTAAAACATTTTTAGGCATGATTGCTGCATTGATAATTTCTTTAAAAGTGTCAGGGAATATAGGCCAAACAACTTTTTGCTCATTTGCAATTTGCAATGGAGTTTTTTCTGAGCCAATGAAAGTTTGATACAATTCTTGGTACCTAATAGTTACTTTTTCAATCAGATCATGAACTATTTTTTCATCTTTAAAAAATGGATGATTGGCAGGATTATCTTTGATATTTTCAGGATTTCCAAAAAGTTTTATTAATTCTTCACGAAGGAATTCTTTTGACATTTGTTTTGGGTTAGATAAATCTAAATTATCTGCAATCCAATATCTTGAAGAATCAGGTGTGTGCACTTCATCTACAAGTATTATTCTACCATCGTATTCTCCCATTTCGTATTTTGTATCTACAAGAATGAGATTTTTAGCGAGAGCTTCTTGTGTTCCAAATTGAAATAATTCTATAGATTTTTTTGCAATAAAATTCCATTTATCTGCACCAATTAAGTTTTTAGCTATTTCTGCAGTAATAGGCATATCGTGTCCCATTTCTGCTTTAGTAGTTGGTGTGATTATTGGTTCAGGAAATTTTTGGTTTTGTTGCATTCCATTTGGGAGCAGAATACCGTATTGATGATTAATTTCTTGTGGGCCTTTTTCTTTATATAAACGCCATAAACTTCCCGATAAATAACCTCTCACAACAATTTCAATAGGAAAAACATTGGCTTCTTTTACTAAAACATGTGTTGTATCAAGAGATCCAATTAAATGATTTTCAATAATATGGTTTGTCTTTTTAAAGTACCAGGTCGAAATTGCTTGTAAAATTTCAGCTTTATTATTTATTTCAAATGGAAAAATAAAGTCAAAAGCAGATATTCTATTGCTTGTCTGAAGAATTCTTAACTTATTTGCTAAAGATATACTATTTCGAACTTTTCCAATATAAATATTTTGAATTAATGTCATGTTAAGATCCTTGAAAATATTTATTAATATTGACTATATTTTCATACATTTGTTCTATTTCAATATTACCACCAGAAAATATAGCTCTACTGAATGGGAAAATCATTTCATTAGATATTTTTTTACTTTTAGAAATAACGTTCCAATCCGCACCTTGAGCTCCTATTCCTGGACACAAAGCACTCAATTGACTAGTTATAAATTCTTGAGAAAACAAAATTTCTTCTCTATTCGCAGCAATAACTACTCCTGTTACTTGCGAATACATTGGATCATTTGCTAAAATATTTTCTTGGACTTTTTTACAAGAAGTTACTATATTTCTCCAATTATCTTGAATATACGATAAATCAGAGTGACTATTTTCGCTTGTAGCACATAGAACGTACACTCTTCCTTTTTTACCTACGTGTTCAACACACTGCTCAACAGCAATTTCTATGGATTTTTCACCTAAAAAAGGACTGATAGTTATTCCATGAACACCTAAGGTTACAAAAGCAAAGTCTAAATAAGCTTTTAAAGTAGTGGAAATATCATTAAATTTTCCATCAAGTATTATTGTATAATCTTTCTGAAATTTAGCTACTAATTCTTCCAGCAATAATAATCCTTTGCTACCATGCAATAAAAAATAAGCAAGTTGTGGTTTTATAATATAATTATTTAATTTTCCACAGCTAAAACTAAGTATTTCCATATGTTTATAGACAGAATCTTTAAAGGATTCAAAATCTTTTCCAGTAGGATTTGGATCTATTCCTAAACACATTTTTGTATTAATCGGATTCATTTAAATCCTTTCTAAAATTTTCAGAAAATTTATTACAATCATGAATATTATCAGCATGACAAACAAAATGTCCCATTTTTCTCTGTTCAGTTGGAGATTCTTTTCCATATAAAGTTAAAGAAACAATATTAGGATGATCTTTCCAGCAACTTAAATTTAGGTTTTTTCCTTGCTTTTGTTTTATCCAAGTAGAACCTAACAAGTTACCCATACAAAAGTATCCTGGATATAATTTAGGTGTATGTAATGGTAAGTCTAATAATACTCTCGCAAATAAATCATACTGGTTTATAGAACAGGCAACTCGAGAAATATGTCCAGAATTATGTGGTCGAGGTGCAAATTCATTTATATATATTTGAAATTCATCTACTTCAAAATCCTGATTTGTATTGGCATTTTTTTGCTTTGAAATAAAAAACTCAGTAGTTAATAACCCAATGACATCTAACTTTTCAGTAGCTTCAATAGCAATATCTTGGAGTTTTTTTTGCACAATAGTAGGTAATTGAGAGGGAAGGTTAGTTTGATACAATATTTGATTTTTATGAATATTATCAAATATAGGAAGGCATTCAATTTCATTTTTTTTATTGCGGGCAACAATACAACTAGCTTCAGAAAATATATCAATTTTTTCTTCTATAATAAAAGTTGAATTACCCAACAAGGAAATTTCGGCAAGACTTTTTTCTAATTCACTTTGATTTTGAATGACCCACTGGCCTTTTCCATCATAACCACCAAAAGCAGTTTTAATAATAAAAGGAAAAGGAAACTCCTTTGCATTTGAAGTGAGCTCAGCTAAATTTGTGCATGCAATAAATTTACAAACTGGCAAGTTGTTTTGTTTTAAAAAGGATTTTTCAGAAATTCTATTTTGTGTGATTTTAAGAACATTTTCAGCAGGAAATAATGGTTTTTTTGTTTTATCAATCAAATAATTCAGAAGGTCTGTCGCAACATTTTCAAATTCATAGGTCACTAAATCACATTGGCGAAAAAAATCTTCCAGTTTAGCTGCATCATTCCAATCACCTTGATAATGGTTTGCAGATTTATGAAACGAAGGAGAAAGGGGATCTGGGTCATAAAAAACAATTTTAGCACCATAATTGTATAATGCTTCGGAAAGCATACCGCCTAATTGCCCTCCTCCTAAAATCCCTATGGTTCTCATTTTTCTTTTTTTCCTTGGTTTTTTCGAGTTTTTTCTTGTACTACACGGTTACCTTCTAAAGCATTCATACTTTTTTCTGAACGCCAGAGTTCTAATTTTTTACATAAAGCATCATTTTCCATAGCTAAAATTTGCAAAGCAAAAAGGGCTGCATTTGTTGCGCCTGCTTGTCCAATGGCAAAAGTAGCTGTTGGTATTCCTCCAGGCATTTGCACAATAGATAGTAAGCTATCCAGGCCATTTAACGCTTTTGATTGGACAGGAACGGCGAG
This is a stretch of genomic DNA from Pigmentibacter ruber. It encodes these proteins:
- a CDS encoding orotidine 5'-phosphate decarboxylase / HUMPS family protein produces the protein MNPINTKMCLGIDPNPTGKDFESFKDSVYKHMEILSFSCGKLNNYIIKPQLAYFLLHGSKGLLLLEELVAKFQKDYTIILDGKFNDISTTLKAYLDFAFVTLGVHGITISPFLGEKSIEIAVEQCVEHVGKKGRVYVLCATSENSHSDLSYIQDNWRNIVTSCKKVQENILANDPMYSQVTGVVIAANREEILFSQEFITSQLSALCPGIGAQGADWNVISKSKKISNEMIFPFSRAIFSGGNIEIEQMYENIVNINKYFQGS
- the purE gene encoding 5-(carboxyamino)imidazole ribonucleotide mutase is translated as MFKNPIVSIIMGSQSDYETLKYSENICEEFDIPYEIQVISAHRTPKLMYEYAEQVKAKGIKVIIAGAGGAAHLPGMVSALTLVPVLAVPVQSKALNGLDSLLSIVQMPGGIPTATFAIGQAGATNAALFALQILAMENDALCKKLELWRSEKSMNALEGNRVVQEKTRKNQGKKEK
- a CDS encoding 5-(carboxyamino)imidazole ribonucleotide synthase; protein product: MRTIGILGGGQLGGMLSEALYNYGAKIVFYDPDPLSPSFHKSANHYQGDWNDAAKLEDFFRQCDLVTYEFENVATDLLNYLIDKTKKPLFPAENVLKITQNRISEKSFLKQNNLPVCKFIACTNLAELTSNAKEFPFPFIIKTAFGGYDGKGQWVIQNQSELEKSLAEISLLGNSTFIIEEKIDIFSEASCIVARNKKNEIECLPIFDNIHKNQILYQTNLPSQLPTIVQKKLQDIAIEATEKLDVIGLLTTEFFISKQKNANTNQDFEVDEFQIYINEFAPRPHNSGHISRVACSINQYDLFARVLLDLPLHTPKLYPGYFCMGNLLGSTWIKQKQGKNLNLSCWKDHPNIVSLTLYGKESPTEQRKMGHFVCHADNIHDCNKFSENFRKDLNESD
- a CDS encoding phosphoribosylaminoimidazolesuccinocarboxamide synthase, with product MTLIQNIYIGKVRNSISLANKLRILQTSNRISAFDFIFPFEINNKAEILQAISTWYFKKTNHIIENHLIGSLDTTHVLVKEANVFPIEIVVRGYLSGSLWRLYKEKGPQEINHQYGILLPNGMQQNQKFPEPIITPTTKAEMGHDMPITAEIAKNLIGADKWNFIAKKSIELFQFGTQEALAKNLILVDTKYEMGEYDGRIILVDEVHTPDSSRYWIADNLDLSNPKQMSKEFLREELIKLFGNPENIKDNPANHPFFKDEKIVHDLIEKVTIRYQELYQTFIGSEKTPLQIANEQKVVWPIFPDTFKEIINAAIMPKNVLVIGNGGRDYSIYSSFQKLPEVSTVFCAAGKRLWDSPKFASCPVSNVNEIAQFAANQKVGLVIAGPELPIANGIAPACEKFNIPILAPSLACASLEASKIICKEIVEAANIKTAKSKIISWKKLKLLLLNFLENPSIPDFSLPCVLKYDSLAAGKGVFVLSNHEDIKQALESIESNLPEWEIMTKSVEAPTYSNNKGEPYFLIEETLIGEEISVIALCNNEQFRLLPIARDYKRRNNNQTGPNTGGMGTIAPVELSDRIMTQVKETFTKILKELNHRKTPYYGFLFAGFMLDKEQNAWLLEFNCRLGDPETQVILPGLQREFYIELYRTAKKQAFLFPEKNATPFLSDSLKRVFVVGASPEYPENSAPKRKIVFSENLSKECQFIPTAIEPDQSTSGGRAFGLLSSGKSIPIARKNIYSQIEKIKLKNIDNSLVNPHYRTDIGQEFE